The DNA window ATTCTACAAAGATGTAAATGGTATATATCGAGGCTGCAACGTAGCCTATGAGAAATATGTAGGTCTACCAAAAGAGAAGATTGTTGGAAGAAACGTTTACGAGATACATCCAAAAGAGTTGGCTGATATATACTACGAGAAGGATAATGAGCTTATCCGTAACCCAGGAATCCAAGTATATGAGACTAGAAACATATATGCAGACGGGACATGGCATGACGTAATATTCAACAAGGCCACATATAGAGGTCCTGATGGAAGAGTCGCCGGAATAGTAGGGGTCATCACAGATATCACTGAATTAAAGAATATTGAGAAGTCCCTCAAAGAGTCTGAGCAACAGTTCAGACAGACATCAACATTCCTCAATAATGTTCTATCCCAAATGTCCGATCTCGTTGAAATCATCGATGAGGAATACACTATCAGATTCCTAAATGAGGCGGCGAAGAAAATCTTCGGAGATGTTGTAGGTGAGAAATGTTACAGGGTGATGAGAAACTTTGACAGACCATGCCACTATGAAGGTCTAAGATGTGAAGTACGTGAGCTGTTAGAGGTGGGAGGAAACCTCTTCGAGGAGACTCGGCTCATCCCAACAGTCAACAGAGTAGTGAGTATCCGCGCAACATCAACATCGATGCCTGATGGAAAGAAGGCTGCAATAATAGTTTCAAGGGATGTTACAGGGGAGAAGGAGGCGGCAGATAGGCTCAGGGAGAGTGAGAGAAGATATCGAACCCTATTCGAGGAGTCGAGGGACGCCATCGGCATCACCACCCCTGAAGGAAGATATGTAGATGTCAACCGAGCCTACGCAGACCTATTCGGCTACACAAAGGAAGAGCTTCTCAAAATAGATGTCTATGAGACGTATGTGAGTCCAGAGGATAGAAGAAGACTTTTACAGGAAATAGAGTTAAAAGGCTCCGTAAAAGATTACGAGGTGAAGAGACGGAGAAAAGATGGGTCGGAGATTTATTGCCTAGTAACCTCAACACCCATCCGCAGTGATGATGGACACATTGTTGGGTATCAGACGATTATTCGCGATGTAACTGAAAGGAAAAGAATGGTGGAGGAGCTCCAGAGCTATTCAGAACGTTTGGAGGCCTTGGTTGAAGAGAGAACACGAAAATTAAGGGAGAGTATGGAGAGGGAGAGACAGACATCAACATTCCTTGGCAGCATTCTATCACAGATGTCAGACTACGTCTTCCTCATCGATGAAGATTATAATGTCAGATTTGTCAATAGATCTGTCAATGAAATCTTCGGACCGGTTGAAGGAGAGAAATGTTACAGGGCTTTCAGAGGACTCGACAGGCCGTGCCACCACACAGGCATACTCTGTGAAGTACATGAATTATTACATAAGGGGATGAACTATTTAGAGGATATTCGACAGACGGGACCTAGAATAACTCATATTCGCTCAGTGCCTACGGTGACATCTGATGGTCGAAGAGCAATACTGACAGTCTCCAGAGATGTAACAGAGCTTAAAGAGGCAGAGAAGAAGATGCGACTTATGGAAAGGCTATCTGCGATCGGTGAGGCTGCGGCGATGATAGGCCATGACCTACGCAACCCATTACAGTCAGTAGTCAGCTCAATATATCTAGCCAAGATGAAGATTGGAGCCATGACACCACCATTTAAGAAGATTATAGAAGACTCCGACA is part of the Candidatus Bathyarchaeota archaeon genome and encodes:
- a CDS encoding PAS domain S-box protein produces the protein MKMKKPRTRKKTGDKRRRIVKVKPPLMPEVLNNMLDCVAVIDEDYTYQYLNRAAERLFGNVVGEKCYRVTRKLESPCHHKGIRCEVHELLEKNYGFFEETRQAETSTGKVFHVRASPISKVGGKRGVVVVFRDVTEQQKNIEMLESLRRELQEKINLMQQVIDNIPSPIFYKDVNGIYRGCNVAYEKYVGLPKEKIVGRNVYEIHPKELADIYYEKDNELIRNPGIQVYETRNIYADGTWHDVIFNKATYRGPDGRVAGIVGVITDITELKNIEKSLKESEQQFRQTSTFLNNVLSQMSDLVEIIDEEYTIRFLNEAAKKIFGDVVGEKCYRVMRNFDRPCHYEGLRCEVRELLEVGGNLFEETRLIPTVNRVVSIRATSTSMPDGKKAAIIVSRDVTGEKEAADRLRESERRYRTLFEESRDAIGITTPEGRYVDVNRAYADLFGYTKEELLKIDVYETYVSPEDRRRLLQEIELKGSVKDYEVKRRRKDGSEIYCLVTSTPIRSDDGHIVGYQTIIRDVTERKRMVEELQSYSERLEALVEERTRKLRESMERERQTSTFLGSILSQMSDYVFLIDEDYNVRFVNRSVNEIFGPVEGEKCYRAFRGLDRPCHHTGILCEVHELLHKGMNYLEDIRQTGPRITHIRSVPTVTSDGRRAILTVSRDVTELKEAEKKMRLMERLSAIGEAAAMIGHDLRNPLQSVVSSIYLAKMKIGAMTPPFKKIIEDSDILEIFNTLESQAKYMDKIVTDLYEFSRPLYPHLAEKNLLQIFDGVISTINIPENIKVTLNVDRETTLKVDPDLIRRLFTNLITNAIQAMPDGGQLTIKTSKNDREVSISFQDTGVGIPEENINRLFDPFFTTKAKGQGLGLSICKRIVEAHEGSISVESKVGVGSTFTVKLPIK